From Candidatus Manganitrophus morganii, the proteins below share one genomic window:
- a CDS encoding rRNA pseudouridine synthase, translating to MSLGRALSKLGFTSRSQARPLIESGRVSVNGRLIRNPEVRVDPDREVIRVDGQIIRSAAPVYLMMHKPKGVVTTRSDERERKTVYDLLGKDEQWLFPVGRLDKETSGLLLLTNDTQWGNRITAPESKVSKIYHVKLNRQISENDLERLRSGVVLEEGQTAPAEATRLRQAEGKECISLALREGRNRQVRRMCEALGYQVEDLIRVRIGDLALGDLPTGGHRPLTPAEVRRFAAPSKTNRFKKDASLPDLSLDR from the coding sequence GTGAGTCTGGGGCGCGCCCTCTCGAAGCTCGGTTTTACCTCGCGCAGCCAGGCGCGGCCGCTGATCGAATCGGGGCGGGTCTCCGTGAATGGGCGATTGATTCGAAATCCGGAGGTCCGCGTCGATCCCGATCGGGAGGTGATCCGGGTGGATGGGCAAATCATCCGCTCTGCGGCCCCGGTTTATCTGATGATGCACAAGCCGAAAGGGGTGGTGACGACCCGTTCGGATGAAAGGGAAAGGAAAACCGTCTATGATCTCCTTGGAAAAGATGAACAGTGGCTCTTCCCGGTCGGTCGTCTCGATAAAGAGACCTCCGGACTGTTGCTCCTGACCAATGATACGCAGTGGGGAAATCGAATCACGGCGCCGGAATCAAAAGTTTCCAAGATCTACCATGTGAAGCTGAACAGGCAGATCTCAGAGAACGATTTGGAGCGGCTTCGGTCGGGTGTCGTTCTTGAGGAGGGGCAAACCGCCCCCGCGGAAGCGACCCGCCTGAGGCAGGCTGAAGGTAAGGAGTGTATTTCGCTGGCCCTCCGGGAGGGGCGAAACCGCCAGGTGCGCCGGATGTGCGAGGCGCTCGGCTATCAGGTTGAAGATCTCATCCGGGTCCGAATCGGCGATCTGGCATTGGGAGATCTCCCGACGGGGGGGCATCGACCGTTGACCCCGGCGGAGGTCCGGCGGTTCGCGGCTCCTTCCAAAACAAACCGCTTTAAAAAAGACGCGTCGCTTCCCGATCTATCATTAGATCGATGA
- a CDS encoding 50S ribosomal protein L11 methyltransferase, whose amino-acid sequence MSTEGAHWREITATVPAEDEARVSAFLIEQGAGGVWVESNGSQVHLHVFFPLQEGGRVDAVRKGLRRLVSKGKVAFLTALRPEEAWQTAWQKHSVPVQRIGKRLLIGATWHFPLANRSGREVIRLTPGMAFGTGTHATTKSCLILLEKRLGDEERGRLLDIGTGSGILAIAGAKLGAIGVTAVEVDPVALAVARENARINGVASKIVFREMLPSRSRYRWVVANVTAPVLIAFSEAVTDRVGPGGTLILSGILASEWRGVFLRYRERFTLVRRIQRGEWITLLLEKKKK is encoded by the coding sequence ATGTCCACCGAAGGCGCCCATTGGCGAGAGATCACGGCGACCGTGCCGGCCGAGGATGAAGCGCGCGTTTCTGCCTTTCTCATTGAACAGGGAGCGGGTGGAGTATGGGTTGAATCGAATGGCTCCCAGGTGCATCTCCATGTTTTTTTCCCTCTCCAAGAGGGGGGAAGAGTCGACGCCGTCCGGAAAGGGCTTCGCCGACTGGTCTCGAAGGGGAAGGTCGCATTCCTCACCGCGCTCCGGCCGGAGGAGGCATGGCAAACCGCTTGGCAGAAGCATTCCGTCCCGGTTCAGCGGATCGGGAAACGTTTGTTGATCGGCGCGACATGGCATTTCCCCCTTGCGAACCGTTCCGGGCGAGAGGTTATTCGACTGACGCCGGGAATGGCTTTCGGAACCGGAACACACGCGACGACAAAAAGCTGTCTGATCCTCCTGGAAAAACGGCTCGGGGATGAGGAGCGGGGGAGGCTCCTCGATATCGGGACGGGGAGCGGCATCCTGGCGATTGCCGGGGCGAAATTGGGCGCGATTGGAGTGACGGCGGTCGAGGTCGATCCGGTCGCTCTCGCCGTGGCCAGAGAAAATGCGCGGATCAATGGGGTGGCTTCCAAAATCGTTTTCCGCGAGATGCTTCCTTCCCGTTCCCGCTATCGGTGGGTCGTTGCCAATGTCACGGCGCCGGTCTTGATCGCGTTCTCTGAAGCCGTGACCGATCGGGTCGGCCCGGGAGGAACGCTGATTCTCTCCGGAATACTGGCATCGGAATGGCGCGGCGTGTTTCTCCGATATCGCGAGCGCTTTACCCTGGTTCGAAGAATACAAAGGGGAGAATGGATCACCCTTCTTCTGGAAAAGAAAAAAAAATAG
- a CDS encoding MmgE/PrpD family protein encodes MAHTAHPKVDSTLAERLARFSRELSYRHLPPEVIHEVKRRLIDTLGCAFGGWKDPPAKIARKVTRSVRFREGATLLGEAHRTTEDLAAFANGTAVRYLDYNDTYLSKEPAHPSDNIPAALAAAEAAGRGGKALIEAIVLGYEIQCRLCDAAALRPRGWDHVTYGAFSSALVATKLWRLTEAKTIHAVGLAGTPNQALRQTRVGEISMWKAAAFANAARNGLFAVELARLGMTGPAPIFEGEKGFMRIVSGEFDLPPLHPSGPFKIMETYIKYFPVEYHAQSAVQAALLLRERMGGGIDSIDAITVRTPDISYEIIGRDPEKWHPKTRETADHSLPYCVAVALMDGEVGLRQFGPRRLIDPKLHLLIQKVRVLSDPDLSAAYPGAIANIVEMEAGGRREIERVDHPRGHPKNPMTDAEVEEKFRRLAGRLLSKRQIEGVLARIWALEKVKSMGEILNLLKVRGKG; translated from the coding sequence ATGGCCCACACCGCCCATCCCAAAGTCGATTCCACGTTGGCAGAGCGGCTCGCGCGTTTTAGCCGCGAATTATCTTACCGCCATCTGCCGCCGGAAGTGATTCATGAGGTGAAGCGCCGCCTGATCGACACGCTCGGCTGCGCCTTCGGCGGCTGGAAAGACCCCCCGGCGAAGATCGCACGCAAGGTGACCCGGTCGGTCCGGTTCCGAGAAGGTGCCACGCTCCTCGGGGAGGCGCATCGAACGACGGAGGACCTTGCCGCCTTCGCCAACGGCACCGCCGTCCGCTATCTCGACTATAACGACACTTACCTGTCCAAGGAGCCGGCCCACCCGAGCGACAACATTCCGGCCGCTCTGGCTGCGGCCGAGGCCGCGGGGCGGGGCGGAAAGGCGCTGATCGAGGCGATCGTCCTCGGCTACGAGATTCAATGCCGTCTCTGTGACGCCGCCGCCCTTCGTCCGCGGGGATGGGATCATGTGACCTACGGGGCCTTCTCCAGCGCGCTGGTGGCGACCAAGCTCTGGAGACTGACAGAGGCAAAGACGATCCACGCCGTCGGCCTGGCCGGCACGCCCAATCAGGCGCTCCGCCAGACGCGGGTCGGGGAGATCTCGATGTGGAAGGCGGCGGCCTTCGCCAATGCGGCGCGCAACGGGCTTTTCGCCGTGGAGCTCGCCCGGCTGGGGATGACCGGTCCGGCGCCGATCTTCGAGGGAGAGAAAGGTTTCATGCGGATTGTTTCGGGCGAGTTCGACCTCCCGCCGCTCCATCCGTCCGGTCCGTTCAAGATCATGGAAACGTACATCAAATATTTCCCGGTGGAGTACCATGCCCAGAGCGCCGTCCAGGCGGCGCTTCTGCTGCGGGAGCGAATGGGAGGGGGGATCGATTCGATCGACGCGATCACAGTCCGCACCCCCGATATCTCTTATGAGATCATCGGGCGCGACCCGGAGAAGTGGCATCCGAAGACCCGGGAGACGGCCGATCACTCCCTTCCCTATTGTGTCGCGGTCGCTCTGATGGATGGAGAAGTGGGGCTTCGGCAGTTTGGACCGCGGCGTTTGATCGATCCGAAACTTCATCTCCTGATCCAGAAGGTGCGTGTCCTCTCCGACCCCGATCTCTCCGCCGCTTATCCCGGCGCCATTGCGAATATCGTCGAGATGGAGGCGGGGGGAAGACGCGAGATTGAGCGGGTCGACCACCCGAGAGGCCATCCGAAGAATCCGATGACCGACGCCGAGGTGGAGGAGAAATTCCGGCGGTTGGCCGGCCGGCTCCTTTCGAAAAGACAAATTGAAGGGGTGCTGGCCCGGATTTGGGCGTTGGAGAAGGTGAAATCGATGGGGGAAATTTTAAACCTGCTGAAGGTGAGGGGGAAGGGATGA
- a CDS encoding metallophosphoesterase — protein sequence MTEDHYLREKIRQTLATDPHVGILNVRVQIEGKRIILYGEVSSPEKGEYARTVVQRQLPDFEVISELTPPIPPEAPPPEGPYVRIAAAGDLHYDALSRGKLRSHFQKLEGEADLLLLAGDLTDTGTAKEAAVLVEDLKELRIPIVAVLGNHDYHCNQVKEVHRLLEEAGVTVLEGDSTVVHCRELSIGIAGTKGFAGGFEGACGTVFGEPEMKHFIAHTEKVSSRLKETLLSLETDLKIALLHYAPIRETLAGERAEVFPFLGSYLLGKAIDEAGADLVVHGHAHHGRERGMTRGGIPVRNAAIPMLKKANLFYSLSPRAKKTHS from the coding sequence ATGACAGAAGATCATTATCTCCGGGAAAAAATCAGGCAGACCCTTGCGACCGACCCCCATGTCGGCATTCTGAACGTCCGGGTCCAGATCGAGGGGAAGCGGATCATTCTCTATGGAGAGGTCTCCTCTCCGGAGAAAGGAGAGTACGCGCGAACGGTCGTTCAGCGGCAATTGCCCGATTTTGAGGTCATCAGCGAGCTCACCCCGCCGATCCCGCCGGAAGCCCCCCCACCGGAAGGCCCCTATGTGAGGATCGCGGCAGCGGGCGACCTTCACTACGACGCGCTCTCACGCGGGAAGCTTCGTTCTCACTTCCAGAAGCTGGAGGGAGAGGCCGATCTTCTCCTTTTGGCCGGCGATTTGACCGACACGGGAACCGCTAAAGAAGCCGCCGTCCTCGTCGAAGACTTAAAAGAACTCCGGATCCCGATCGTCGCCGTTTTAGGGAACCACGATTATCACTGCAATCAAGTCAAAGAGGTCCATCGACTGTTGGAAGAAGCCGGGGTCACGGTCTTGGAAGGAGATTCCACCGTGGTTCACTGCCGGGAGCTGTCGATCGGCATCGCCGGGACGAAGGGGTTCGCGGGGGGATTCGAGGGGGCCTGCGGGACCGTCTTCGGCGAGCCGGAGATGAAACATTTTATCGCCCATACCGAAAAGGTGTCCAGCCGGTTGAAGGAAACCCTCCTCTCCTTGGAGACCGATCTCAAAATTGCGCTTCTCCATTATGCGCCGATCCGAGAGACCCTTGCCGGCGAGCGCGCCGAGGTCTTCCCCTTCTTGGGGAGCTATCTCTTGGGAAAAGCGATCGACGAAGCGGGAGCCGATCTTGTCGTTCACGGCCATGCGCACCACGGTCGAGAACGAGGCATGACCCGCGGAGGAATCCCCGTCCGCAATGCCGCCATCCCGATGCTCAAGAAAGCCAACCTCTTCTATTCTCTCTCTCCACGTGCAAAAAAAACACATTCGTAA
- a CDS encoding YCF48-related protein produces MNPVFSRRLISFLFKLTTSFRVFAPFFLSLFLIACGSGASTSSPNPKLPDSRSKQPSVVSKIEIAPTEATLLVGEIRPFAATVLDEAGEAIRGIAVSWKIADPTVGRVSSDGSVEGLKEGTTTLTAFIGEVTSNPATLNVVPPSPFPPVASIDLTGPSQPLFVGNQAQFVATAEDADGKQIPGVTFTWTSSAPEVISINPRGSATALAAGSATVTATAENGINNSTVVMVSADNIAPTARITTTATSGIAPLTVTFDAAGSSDPDGSILSYTWTFGDGSPSVQGSVINHTYESTGEFTATLEVADNRGALGRTSATITANSPSPPPPPGAGWRRSGVNGDLFGVHFVSASEGWAVGIDEVIAHTTDGGATWVLQKNLVFNGSPSPDAAPIDFYDVFFTDARTGWAVGWPEAIFKTTDGGATWVEQHLHRVYWGDRNGDGTWDHQDWCTTWNSTEQYCSKKVGVYLRKVGFADARNGWTVGRFGFIFKTDDGGATWRAIPQTSAVRPLPVPCTYPAGHSQAGQPRPDVVSYNPHLFTVDVISPNEVWIGGGSEADEPCATGWLRMLGHTTDGGQTWRYLYEAENGGQLEGNGRLFDLKFSRNADGSAGPIGWAVGGNGTARANALQTTDGGQTWRQVRSASNFSNAYYGLAFLSPSDIWMAGWGGLILHSGDGGASWRQQTSGTSSQLRRVFFFDQNNGWIAGQGQVFRTVSGGD; encoded by the coding sequence GTGAACCCTGTTTTCTCTCGCCGTCTCATCTCGTTTCTATTCAAACTCACCACTTCTTTCCGGGTCTTCGCGCCGTTTTTCTTGTCACTCTTCCTCATCGCCTGCGGGAGCGGCGCCTCAACCTCTTCACCCAATCCCAAACTGCCCGATTCCCGATCGAAACAGCCGTCGGTTGTCTCAAAGATAGAAATCGCCCCGACGGAAGCGACCCTTCTGGTCGGAGAGATCCGGCCGTTCGCGGCGACCGTCCTCGATGAAGCGGGTGAAGCAATAAGGGGGATCGCGGTCTCCTGGAAAATCGCCGATCCGACGGTCGGGCGGGTCTCTTCGGACGGCTCCGTGGAGGGACTCAAAGAGGGGACGACGACGTTGACCGCCTTCATTGGAGAGGTAACCAGCAACCCCGCAACCTTAAACGTCGTGCCGCCCTCCCCTTTCCCTCCCGTTGCCTCAATCGATCTGACCGGCCCATCTCAGCCGCTCTTCGTCGGCAACCAGGCCCAGTTCGTCGCAACGGCGGAAGATGCCGATGGAAAACAAATCCCCGGCGTGACCTTTACATGGACTTCCAGCGCTCCGGAGGTCATATCGATCAACCCGCGCGGATCGGCGACGGCGCTGGCGGCCGGAAGCGCCACCGTCACTGCGACGGCGGAAAACGGCATCAACAATTCAACGGTGGTCATGGTGAGCGCCGACAACATTGCTCCCACCGCTCGGATCACGACCACCGCGACGAGCGGGATCGCCCCCCTCACGGTCACCTTCGACGCCGCAGGATCGTCCGACCCCGACGGTTCAATTCTCTCTTATACTTGGACTTTTGGTGACGGCTCTCCCTCCGTACAGGGCTCGGTCATTAACCACACGTATGAGAGCACCGGCGAGTTCACGGCCACGCTCGAAGTGGCCGACAACAGAGGGGCTCTCGGGAGAACGTCCGCCACCATCACGGCAAATTCGCCGTCTCCTCCCCCGCCGCCCGGAGCCGGTTGGCGGCGCAGCGGGGTGAATGGCGATCTCTTCGGGGTTCACTTCGTCTCCGCCTCCGAAGGATGGGCCGTCGGAATCGACGAGGTGATCGCCCACACCACCGACGGCGGCGCCACTTGGGTACTCCAGAAGAACCTGGTTTTCAACGGATCGCCTTCGCCAGACGCCGCGCCGATTGATTTCTACGATGTTTTCTTTACCGACGCCCGGACCGGATGGGCGGTCGGCTGGCCGGAGGCAATCTTTAAGACGACCGACGGCGGCGCCACCTGGGTAGAGCAACATCTGCATCGCGTTTACTGGGGAGACCGCAACGGAGACGGAACATGGGACCATCAAGACTGGTGCACGACTTGGAACAGCACAGAACAATATTGCAGCAAAAAGGTCGGCGTCTACCTGCGCAAGGTCGGGTTTGCCGACGCCCGGAATGGGTGGACCGTCGGACGCTTCGGATTCATTTTCAAAACCGACGACGGCGGGGCGACCTGGCGGGCCATCCCGCAGACGAGCGCCGTCCGCCCCCTTCCGGTGCCGTGCACCTATCCGGCGGGACATTCGCAGGCCGGTCAGCCGCGGCCGGACGTGGTTTCTTATAATCCCCATCTCTTTACGGTCGATGTCATTTCCCCGAACGAAGTCTGGATCGGAGGCGGATCGGAGGCGGACGAACCGTGCGCGACCGGCTGGCTTCGGATGCTCGGGCACACCACCGACGGCGGGCAGACGTGGCGGTACCTCTATGAGGCCGAAAACGGCGGACAACTCGAAGGAAACGGCCGTCTCTTTGACCTTAAATTCAGCCGAAACGCGGACGGCTCGGCAGGGCCGATCGGCTGGGCGGTCGGGGGAAACGGAACGGCCCGCGCCAATGCCCTGCAGACAACCGACGGGGGTCAAACATGGCGTCAGGTGAGATCGGCGTCGAACTTCTCCAACGCCTATTACGGTCTTGCCTTCCTCTCCCCCTCCGACATTTGGATGGCGGGGTGGGGCGGGCTGATTCTCCACAGCGGTGACGGAGGAGCAAGCTGGAGGCAGCAGACAAGCGGGACGTCCAGCCAACTGCGCCGGGTCTTTTTCTTCGATCAGAACAACGGCTGGATCGCGGGTCAGGGTCAGGTCTTCAGGACGGTGTCCGGCGGGGATTGA
- a CDS encoding citrate synthase (catalyzes the formation of citrate from acetyl-CoA and oxaloacetate) → MSDVRKGDADRVYHGLEGILAGESEICDVEETTGGLFYRGYRIEDLSERASFEEVAYLLLMGKLPNRKELSDFSGELVRSRPLPETVRRFLKTVPTSAGPMDMLRTAVSFLGLNDPDRGSNDRPANLRKAIRLIAQIPSLLAAFRHAPEEPPSSDPSLSHAASLLYLITGKRPDPFSEKVMEISLILYAEHEFNASTFAARVTASSLSDMHSAITSAIGSLKGPLHGGANEAVMKMLLEIGGIENEERYIRDRLARKERIMGFGHRVLKGGDIRSDIIKRYSKELGEKKNDRKWFALSSRIEERMRQEKGLHPNLDFYSASAYYLLGLPVEFDTPLFVCSRIAGWSAHVIEQHDHNRLIRPRCLYTGPRELPYLPIEARP, encoded by the coding sequence ATGAGTGACGTTCGCAAAGGGGACGCCGATCGGGTTTATCATGGGCTCGAAGGGATTCTGGCGGGAGAGTCCGAGATTTGTGACGTGGAGGAGACGACCGGGGGACTCTTCTATCGCGGCTACCGGATCGAAGATCTTTCCGAGCGGGCCTCGTTCGAAGAGGTGGCCTATCTTCTGCTGATGGGAAAACTGCCCAATCGAAAAGAGCTCTCCGATTTTTCGGGGGAGCTGGTCCGGTCGCGCCCGCTTCCCGAAACCGTCCGCCGTTTTCTGAAGACCGTTCCGACCTCCGCCGGCCCGATGGACATGCTCCGGACTGCGGTTTCCTTTCTCGGGCTCAACGATCCCGATCGGGGATCGAACGACCGCCCGGCCAATCTTCGCAAGGCGATCCGGCTGATTGCTCAGATCCCCTCGCTTTTGGCCGCGTTCCGGCATGCGCCCGAAGAGCCTCCTTCTTCCGATCCGTCCCTGTCGCACGCGGCGAGCCTTCTCTATTTGATCACCGGAAAACGGCCCGATCCGTTCTCGGAGAAGGTGATGGAGATCTCGCTGATTCTTTATGCCGAACATGAATTCAACGCCTCGACTTTCGCGGCGCGGGTGACCGCCTCTTCCCTCTCCGATATGCACTCCGCAATCACCTCGGCGATCGGGTCGCTCAAGGGACCGCTGCACGGCGGCGCGAACGAGGCGGTGATGAAGATGCTTCTGGAGATCGGCGGGATTGAAAACGAGGAGCGATACATCCGTGACCGCTTGGCCCGGAAGGAGCGGATCATGGGGTTCGGCCACCGGGTGCTGAAGGGGGGGGATATCCGATCCGATATCATCAAGAGATATTCAAAGGAGTTGGGGGAAAAGAAGAACGACCGAAAATGGTTTGCGCTCTCAAGCCGGATCGAGGAGAGAATGCGGCAGGAGAAGGGGCTTCATCCCAATCTCGATTTCTATTCCGCTTCGGCCTACTACCTTCTCGGCCTTCCGGTCGAGTTCGACACCCCGCTTTTTGTCTGCAGCCGGATCGCCGGCTGGTCGGCCCACGTCATCGAACAGCACGACCACAACCGATTGATCCGCCCGCGCTGCCTTTATACCGGCCCCAGGGAGCTTCCTTACCTCCCGATCGAAGCCCGCCCATAA
- a CDS encoding SDR family oxidoreductase, producing the protein MRRRISDSVIVITGASSGIGRAAALAFSKKGASVVIAARREQPLREIVTQCKNLGGKALAVPTDVTDEAAVRNLARRTVEHFGRLDVWINNAAVTLFARFEDAPIEAYRRVIETKLFGFIHGARAALPYFREQGSGVLINNASLAAKLSQPYLSAYVAANHGVRGLSMSLRQELLLEGAENIHVCTVVPASIDTPLYQHAGNYTGRAAKPLPPVYTPDQVAETFIRLAENPRHEVYVGNAARTLSFESLLAPEMTERQLAVMTDKMQLMKDQPIPPTAGNLFEPIPEWTGIRGGWKVNGHLSLRRSAVGGAAILAPILLMAWFRLGMRTALPRRSAPRMIDFLSPLAEAVGHAIAGRMFGRSIP; encoded by the coding sequence ATGCGTAGGAGGATCAGCGATTCGGTGATCGTCATTACCGGTGCCTCAAGCGGTATCGGCCGCGCCGCCGCGCTGGCCTTCTCGAAAAAGGGAGCATCGGTCGTCATCGCCGCTCGGCGGGAGCAACCGTTGCGTGAAATTGTCACGCAATGCAAAAACTTGGGTGGAAAGGCGCTCGCGGTGCCGACCGACGTGACCGATGAAGCGGCCGTTCGGAATCTGGCGCGGCGCACCGTGGAGCATTTCGGTCGGCTCGATGTCTGGATCAATAATGCGGCCGTCACCCTTTTCGCCCGTTTTGAAGATGCACCGATCGAGGCCTACCGGCGTGTGATTGAGACAAAACTGTTCGGCTTTATCCATGGGGCACGGGCCGCGCTCCCCTACTTCCGCGAGCAGGGAAGCGGCGTGCTGATCAACAATGCCTCTCTCGCCGCCAAACTCTCTCAACCCTACCTCAGCGCCTATGTCGCCGCCAATCATGGCGTCCGAGGCCTGAGCATGAGTCTGAGACAAGAGCTCCTGCTGGAGGGGGCCGAGAACATCCATGTTTGCACGGTGGTTCCGGCCAGCATCGACACGCCTCTCTACCAGCATGCCGGCAACTACACCGGCCGCGCCGCCAAGCCGCTCCCCCCGGTTTATACGCCCGACCAGGTCGCCGAAACGTTCATCCGTCTGGCAGAGAATCCGCGCCATGAGGTTTACGTCGGCAATGCGGCCCGCACGCTGAGTTTCGAATCTCTGCTGGCGCCTGAAATGACGGAGCGACAACTTGCGGTCATGACCGACAAAATGCAGCTCATGAAAGATCAACCGATTCCTCCCACGGCGGGGAACCTCTTCGAACCGATCCCCGAGTGGACCGGTATTCGCGGAGGATGGAAGGTCAACGGTCACCTCTCCCTTCGCCGTTCCGCCGTAGGGGGAGCGGCGATCCTTGCACCGATCTTGCTGATGGCATGGTTTCGTCTCGGCATGAGAACCGCTCTTCCGAGGAGAAGCGCGCCACGCATGATCGATTTCCTAAGCCCGCTGGCGGAAGCCGTTGGACACGCGATCGCCGGTCGGATGTTCGGTCGCTCTATCCCTTAA
- a CDS encoding nucleotidyltransferase has translation MQTEPSPRKLIEDDDIQSVLDDLILVQERTQIPYVFGGGLAAKCLGRERRTKDIDIFVRPEHAERLLSALDQIGFKTEMTDPKWLYKAKKDDVPIDIIFKSAGNIYLDDETFRRATPIDFMGKRIPILPAEDLIVMKSLATEEFGPHHWFDALDVIKSGKIDWDYLKRRAKHGPRRVLGLLFYAQSIDLPVPDRAVLDILHTYLE, from the coding sequence ATGCAAACAGAACCATCCCCACGCAAATTAATCGAAGATGACGACATCCAAAGCGTGCTGGATGATCTCATCCTAGTGCAGGAACGAACCCAAATACCTTATGTGTTTGGAGGAGGCCTTGCCGCCAAATGTTTGGGAAGGGAGCGACGGACAAAAGATATCGATATCTTCGTGCGGCCGGAGCATGCCGAGCGGCTGCTCAGCGCCCTGGACCAGATCGGGTTTAAGACCGAGATGACCGACCCGAAATGGCTCTACAAAGCCAAGAAAGACGACGTTCCCATCGATATCATTTTTAAATCGGCGGGAAATATTTATCTCGATGACGAGACCTTTCGAAGGGCGACGCCGATCGATTTTATGGGAAAGCGAATTCCGATTCTTCCCGCCGAAGATCTCATCGTCATGAAGAGCCTGGCCACGGAAGAGTTCGGCCCACACCACTGGTTCGACGCCCTCGATGTAATCAAATCCGGAAAGATCGATTGGGACTATTTAAAACGGCGCGCCAAACATGGACCCCGCCGGGTCTTGGGTCTTCTCTTCTATGCGCAATCAATCGATCTGCCGGTCCCCGATCGCGCCGTCTTGGACATCTTGCATACCTATCTTGAATGA
- a CDS encoding response regulator: MSKRILIVDDNQDTIHILTVILNQGGYSTFAARDGVEALQKIQEAAPALILLDIMMPKLDGFGVMEVMRGDSGMSQIPVVVISAKVDHASKARSMELGAKDYIVKPINPDEILLKVKEHCPALKTLV, from the coding sequence TTGTCAAAGCGGATTCTGATTGTCGATGACAATCAAGATACGATCCATATTTTAACGGTGATCTTAAATCAGGGGGGGTATTCCACCTTTGCGGCCAGGGACGGCGTCGAGGCCCTCCAAAAGATTCAGGAAGCGGCGCCGGCGCTTATTCTCTTGGATATCATGATGCCGAAGCTGGACGGTTTTGGGGTGATGGAGGTCATGCGGGGCGATTCAGGGATGAGTCAGATTCCGGTGGTGGTGATCTCGGCGAAAGTCGATCACGCTTCCAAGGCGCGCAGCATGGAATTGGGGGCGAAAGATTATATCGTGAAGCCGATCAATCCGGATGAAATCCTCTTGAAGGTCAAAGAGCACTGTCCCGCGTTGAAGACATTAGTGTGA
- the prpB gene encoding methylisocitrate lyase, producing MTSPGRRLRQIIEKRTLLLPGAFNAFSAELIERAGFEAVYISGAGLANGVAGVPDVGLLSLAEVTAQAAYIARAVKIPAIADADTGFGEGIHLVRAVEAFETAGVAGIQIEDQAFPKRCGHLPGKSLIPAREMVQKIQAATRARRDPDFLIIARTDARGVTGFRDAVDRARRYLDAGADVIFPEALKSAEEFTKFAEKIKAPLLANMTEFGKSQLLSAEELSRIGYRLILFPMTLFRTAAKAMEETLEVLKKEGTSRRLLGRMQSRRELYEVIRYADYERLDQDLASQKPGPRRSNRRKK from the coding sequence ATGACCTCTCCCGGCAGACGGCTCCGGCAGATCATCGAAAAGCGCACCCTTCTCCTGCCGGGGGCGTTCAACGCCTTCTCCGCGGAGTTGATCGAGCGGGCCGGCTTCGAGGCGGTTTACATCTCCGGGGCCGGCCTTGCAAACGGGGTGGCGGGGGTTCCCGACGTCGGGCTTCTCTCTCTGGCGGAGGTGACGGCCCAGGCGGCCTATATCGCGCGGGCGGTGAAGATTCCGGCGATTGCCGACGCCGATACCGGCTTCGGCGAAGGGATACACCTGGTCCGGGCGGTCGAGGCGTTCGAGACGGCCGGGGTGGCCGGGATTCAGATCGAAGACCAGGCTTTCCCGAAACGATGCGGTCATCTGCCCGGAAAAAGTCTGATCCCCGCCAGGGAGATGGTTCAGAAGATCCAAGCGGCGACCCGCGCGCGGCGCGATCCCGATTTTCTGATCATCGCCAGAACCGACGCCAGGGGGGTGACCGGCTTTCGTGATGCCGTCGATCGGGCGCGCCGTTACCTCGACGCCGGCGCCGATGTGATTTTTCCGGAAGCGTTGAAGTCGGCAGAGGAATTTACGAAATTCGCGGAGAAGATCAAGGCCCCTTTGTTGGCGAACATGACCGAATTCGGCAAGAGCCAGCTTCTTTCCGCCGAAGAACTTTCAAGGATCGGCTATCGGTTGATTCTCTTCCCGATGACCCTCTTTCGAACGGCGGCAAAAGCGATGGAGGAGACCCTGGAGGTGCTGAAGAAGGAGGGGACGTCGAGGCGATTGCTGGGGCGGATGCAGAGCCGCCGAGAGCTCTATGAAGTCATCCGATATGCCGATTATGAGCGGCTCGATCAGGATCTGGCTTCCCAGAAACCCGGCCCGAGGCGAAGCAACCGGAGGAAAAAATGA